A genome region from Prionailurus bengalensis isolate Pbe53 chromosome B4, Fcat_Pben_1.1_paternal_pri, whole genome shotgun sequence includes the following:
- the PROSER2 gene encoding proline and serine-rich protein 2, which produces MPVSRQQSESSEMEPDASPGGRLGDLSRGGSLESGSSGSRSRSVTLDDESLKYLTHEEKDVILFFEETIDSLEDDCEEQVLCDSGVHSHSPGSLDESASSHSEPGDVIDLVQPAPEEGEPEFLPAATETAGAGPAGKEDSPVLECGKPEAQGRPSPDPEAPEAPPVLPSQPVAAPATEPPRRELPASAAPAEHPKLPRSVPTPLVIAQKMSEKLAGSETFSPASPTEEGRPGEWRTLPSATPRTGGRLPWHRHPAQPAPKVHRFPSNISVTNSAGKEFNKTISRAAVSVQERKARVLANINGVSFLSPGDPEGRAPGGDLAEQGSSGSPEQGPRGRSEAGPVHEAVSVQAGGQPGAQRSRGVQTERSPPLANGFQSIHDVLKSEPSAFVSTGKTVTFRPDPALTSKLARQNASKSFYEHRQPDCSQDARKRSGSLPRAVGFRPQGITVQFSGRGSTEEARREALRKLGLLKENL; this is translated from the exons ATGCCTGTTAGCCGCCAGCAGTCAGAGTCTTCGGAGATGGAGCCGGACGCGTCACCCGGAGGCAGGCTCGGCGACCTGAGCCGAGGGGGCAGCTTGGAGAGCGGAAGCAGCGGTTCCCGCTCCAGGAGTGTCACGCTG GATGATGAGAGCCTCAAGTACCTGACACATGAGGAAAAGGATGTCATCCTGTTTTTTGAAGAGACTATTGATTCCCTGGAAGATGATTGTGAGGAGCAAGTCCTGTGTGACAGCGGCGTGCACTCCCACTCTCCAGGGTCTCTGGACGAGAGCGCTTCCAGTCACTCGGAGCCAGGAGATGTCATCGATTTAGTGCAGCCAGCACCTGAGGAGGGGGAACCCGAGTTCCTCCCGGCTGCGACTGAGACAGCAG GGGCTGGCCCTGCCGGGAAGGAAGACAGTCCTGTCCTCGAATGCGGGAAACCAGAAGCCCAGGGTCGTCCATCACCAGACCCCGAGGCTCCAGAGGCCCCTCCTGTGCTGCCCTCCCAGCCGGTGGCCGCCCCGGCGACAGAGCCCCCCAGGAGAGAGCTGCCGGCCTCCGCTGCTCCCGCGGAGCACCCCAAACTGCCCCGCTCCGTTCCCACCCCCCTGGTTATCGCTCAGAAAATGTCCGAGAAGTTGGCGGGAAGTGAAACATTTTCACCGGCGTCCCCCACCGAGGAGGGCAGGCCCGGGGAGTGGAGGACGCTGCCCTCGGCGACCCCTCGGACGGGGGGCCGCCTCCCGTGGCACAGACACCCGGCACAGCCGGCGCCCAAGGTTCACCGCTTCCCCAGCAACATCAGCGTGACCAACAGCGCGGGGAAGGAGTTCAACAAGACCATCTCCAGGGCGGCGGTCAGCGTGCAGGAGCGGAAGGCCCGGGTGCTGGCCAACATCAACGGGGTCTCTTTCCTGTCCCCGGGGGACCCTGAAGGCCGGGCCCCCGGGGGTGACCTCGCAGAGCAGGGGAGCAGCGGCTCTCCGGAGCAAGGGCCGCGTGGCCGGAGCGAGGCCGGCCCCGTCCATGAAGCCGTGTCCGTGCAGGCCGGCGGGCAGCCCGGCGCTCAGCGGTCCCGAGGCGTGCAGACGGAACGGTCCCCGCCGCTGGCCAACGGCTTCCAGAGCATCCACGACGTCCTGAAGAGCGAGCCCAGTGCCTTCGTCTCGACCGGAAAAACTGTCACCTTCCGTCCAGACCCGGCTCTCACCAGCAAACTCGCTCGCCAGAACGCCAGCAAGAGCTTTTACGAGCACCGGCAGCCGGACTGCAGCCAGGATGCTAGGAAGCGGTCAGGTTCACTGCCCAGGGCTGTGGGCTTCAGACCCCAGGGCATCACCGTCCAGTTCTCTGGCCGCGGTTCCACTGAGGAGGCCCGCCGGGAGGCCCTGCGGAAGCTCGGCCTCCTCAAGGAGAACTTGTGA